Proteins encoded by one window of Electrophorus electricus isolate fEleEle1 chromosome 17, fEleEle1.pri, whole genome shotgun sequence:
- the picalma gene encoding phosphatidylinositol binding clathrin assembly protein a isoform X2, with translation MSGQSITDRITAAQHSVTGSAVSKTVCKATTHEIMGPKKKHLDYLIQCTNEMNVNIPQLADTLFERTTNTSWVVVFKSLITTHHLMVYGNERFIQYLASRNTLFNLSNFLDKSGLQGYDMSTFIRRYSRYLNEKAVSYRQVAFDFTKVKRGADGVMRTMNTEKLLKTLPIIQNQMDSLLDFNVNANELTNGVINAAFMLLFKDAIRLFAAYNEGIINLLEKYFDMKKVQCKEGLDIYKKFLTRMTRISEFLKVAEQVGIDRGDIPDLSQFTVCAPSSLLDALEQHLASLEGKKVKDSTAASRASTLSSAMSSLANTGISFTKADEKEKQAALEEEQARLKALKEQRLKELSKKPSVSSTTAASPVSTASGSISTAPAIDLFSMPSSTNSTSKVPSDLLDLQPVFRPALPLSTTLPMANSWGELHSQDSFTTSESIDDSVPNLNPFLSDPGDAAHPALGSSDSVSFSPRTLSHEMFCDAFCSPAPFSNTPLFRSEPSTIAGLFGGFSATPAPPPGSSSGLNVDFDSVFGNKSAPNNTDAAGGILKPTVASPNQGLPPSAQQPGKLVSDDLESSLANLVGNLGIGNGMVKNDIHWSQPGEKKLTGGTNWQPKTAPTTTWNPATMNGMHFPQYAPSIMAFPATTPTGMMGYAVQPQMAPVAVMTQPTMMYTQPVMRPANPFGPVSGAQPSTASSPSSQSPLRPPGQDRFAQLSLKDFL, from the exons ATGTCTGGACAAAGCATAACGGACAGGATAACCGCGGCGCAGCACAGTGTGACCGGCTCCGCTGTCTCCAAAACGGTGTGCAAGGCGACCACGCACGAGATCATGGGGCCAAAGAAGAAACATTTGGATT atCTGATCCAGTGCACAAATGAGATGAACGTCAACATCCCTCAGCTGGCGGACACGCTGTTTGAACGCACCACCAACACCAGCTGGGTTGTGGTGTTTAAATCCCtcatcaccacacaccacctcaTGGTCTACGGCAATGAG CGATTTATTCAGTACCTGGCTTCCAGGAACACACTTTTCAACCTCAGTAATTTTTTGGACAAAAGTGGCTTACAAG GCTACGATATGTCCACTTTCATTCGGAGGTATAGCCGCTATCTGAATGAGAAGGCTGTGTCCTACCGACAGGTGGCTTTTGACTTCACTAAAGTGAAaagagg GGCAGACGGCGTGATGAGAACCATGAACACAGAGAAGCTGCTGAAGACCCTCCCCATCATTCAGAATCAGATGGATTCACTCCTAGACTTCAAT GTAAATGCCAACGAACTCACAAACGGGGTCATCAACGCTGCCTTCATGCTCCTGTTTAAAGACGCCATCCGGCTGTTTGCCGCCTACAACGAAGGGATCATCAACCTGCTGG AGAAGTACTTTGATATGAAGAAGGTTCAATGTAAAGAGGGACTCGACATCTACAAGAAATTCCTCACCCGAATGACAAGAATCTCAGAGTTCCTCAAAGTGGCTGAG CAAGTAGGCATTGACAGAGGAGACATACCAGACTTGTCTCAG TTTACGGTGTGT GCCCCCAGCAGTCTCCTGGACGCGTTGGAGCAGCACTTGGCTTCTCTAGAAGGGAAAAAGGTGAAAGACTCGACGGCCGCCAGCAG GGCTAGTACGTTGTCCAGTGCTATGTCTTCTCTGGCAAACACGGGAATATCGTTCACCAAAGCGGATGAAAAGGAGAAGCAGGCAGCTTTGGAGGAGGAGCAAGCTCGTTTGAAAGCACTTAAG GAGCAGAGACTGAAGGAACTCTCTAAAAAGCCTTCCGTATCCTCCACCACTGCCGCCTCCCCTGTCTCTACGGCGTCTGGCAGCATCAGCACCGCCCCGGCCATTGACTTGTTCTCCATGCCTAGCTCCACCAACAG TACTTCAAAGGTGCCAAGTGACCTGCTGGACCTGCAGCCAGTGTTCCGGCCagccctgcctctctccacaaCCCTGCCTATGGCTAACTCCTGGGGAG AGCTGCACAGTCAAG ATTCTTTCACTACTTCCGAGAGCATCGACGACTCCGTTCCAAACCTAAACCCTTTCCTTTCGGATCCCGGCGATGCTGCTCACCCAGCCCTTGGCTCTTCAGACAGTGTTAGTTTTTCTCCTAGGACACTCAGTCATGAAATGTTTTGTG ACGCGTTCTGTTCGCCGGCCCCCTTCTCTAACACCCCGCTCTTCCGCTCCGAGCCCTCCACCATAGCGGGACTATTCGGAG GCTTTTCAGCAACGCCAGCCCCCCCGCCCGGCAGTTCTTCCGGCCTTAACGTCGACTTCGACTCCGTCTTCGGCAATAAATCAGCTCCCAACAACACAGACGCTGCTG GTGGTATCCTGAAACCGACAGTAGCCTCTCCTAACCAGGGTCTGCCGCCCAGTGCCCAGCAGCCTGGCAAGCTGGTGTCTGATGACCTGGAGTCCTCGCTGGCCAACCTGGTGGGCA ATCTGGGCATTGGTAATGGCATGGTGAAAAA CGACATCCACTGGAGTCAGCCTGGTGAGAAGAAGTTGACTGGGGGAACCAACTGGCAACCAAAGACTGCTCCCACCACCACATGGAATCCTGCCACGATG AATGGCATGCATTTTCCACAATAC GCACCGTCTATCATGGCCTTCCCTGCAACGACACCCACAGGCATGATGGGATATGCAGTG CAACCCCAGATGGCCCCCGTGGCTGTGATGACACAGCCCACCATGATGTACACGCAGCCCGTGATGCGGCCGGCGAATCCCTTCGGCCCAGTCTCAGGAGCACAG CCTTCGACTGCCTCTAGTCCCTCCAGCCAGAGTCCTCTCAGGCCTCCGGGACAGGACCGCTTTGCACAGCTCTCGCTCAAGGATTTCCTTTAG
- the picalma gene encoding phosphatidylinositol binding clathrin assembly protein a isoform X29 produces the protein MSGQSITDRITAAQHSVTGSAVSKTVCKATTHEIMGPKKKHLDYLIQCTNEMNVNIPQLADTLFERTTNTSWVVVFKSLITTHHLMVYGNERFIQYLASRNTLFNLSNFLDKSGLQGYDMSTFIRRYSRYLNEKAVSYRQVAFDFTKVKRGADGVMRTMNTEKLLKTLPIIQNQMDSLLDFNVNANELTNGVINAAFMLLFKDAIRLFAAYNEGIINLLEKYFDMKKVQCKEGLDIYKKFLTRMTRISEFLKVAEQVGIDRGDIPDLSQAPSSLLDALEQHLASLEGKKVKDSTAASRASTLSSAMSSLANTGISFTKADEKEKQAALEEEQARLKALKEQRLKELSKKPSVSSTTAASPVSTASGSISTAPAIDLFSMPSSTNSTSKVPSDLLDLQPVFRPALPLSTTLPMANSWGDAFCSPAPFSNTPLFRSEPSTIAGLFGGFSATPAPPPGSSSGLNVDFDSVFGNKSAPNNTDAAVASPNQGLPPSAQQPGKLVSDDLESSLANLVGNLGIGNGMVKNDIHWSQPGEKKLTGGTNWQPKTAPTTTWNPATMAPSIMAFPATTPTGMMGYAVQPQMAPVAVMTQPTMMYTQPVMRPANPFGPVSGAQPSTASSPSSQSPLRPPGQDRFAQLSLKDFL, from the exons ATGTCTGGACAAAGCATAACGGACAGGATAACCGCGGCGCAGCACAGTGTGACCGGCTCCGCTGTCTCCAAAACGGTGTGCAAGGCGACCACGCACGAGATCATGGGGCCAAAGAAGAAACATTTGGATT atCTGATCCAGTGCACAAATGAGATGAACGTCAACATCCCTCAGCTGGCGGACACGCTGTTTGAACGCACCACCAACACCAGCTGGGTTGTGGTGTTTAAATCCCtcatcaccacacaccacctcaTGGTCTACGGCAATGAG CGATTTATTCAGTACCTGGCTTCCAGGAACACACTTTTCAACCTCAGTAATTTTTTGGACAAAAGTGGCTTACAAG GCTACGATATGTCCACTTTCATTCGGAGGTATAGCCGCTATCTGAATGAGAAGGCTGTGTCCTACCGACAGGTGGCTTTTGACTTCACTAAAGTGAAaagagg GGCAGACGGCGTGATGAGAACCATGAACACAGAGAAGCTGCTGAAGACCCTCCCCATCATTCAGAATCAGATGGATTCACTCCTAGACTTCAAT GTAAATGCCAACGAACTCACAAACGGGGTCATCAACGCTGCCTTCATGCTCCTGTTTAAAGACGCCATCCGGCTGTTTGCCGCCTACAACGAAGGGATCATCAACCTGCTGG AGAAGTACTTTGATATGAAGAAGGTTCAATGTAAAGAGGGACTCGACATCTACAAGAAATTCCTCACCCGAATGACAAGAATCTCAGAGTTCCTCAAAGTGGCTGAG CAAGTAGGCATTGACAGAGGAGACATACCAGACTTGTCTCAG GCCCCCAGCAGTCTCCTGGACGCGTTGGAGCAGCACTTGGCTTCTCTAGAAGGGAAAAAGGTGAAAGACTCGACGGCCGCCAGCAG GGCTAGTACGTTGTCCAGTGCTATGTCTTCTCTGGCAAACACGGGAATATCGTTCACCAAAGCGGATGAAAAGGAGAAGCAGGCAGCTTTGGAGGAGGAGCAAGCTCGTTTGAAAGCACTTAAG GAGCAGAGACTGAAGGAACTCTCTAAAAAGCCTTCCGTATCCTCCACCACTGCCGCCTCCCCTGTCTCTACGGCGTCTGGCAGCATCAGCACCGCCCCGGCCATTGACTTGTTCTCCATGCCTAGCTCCACCAACAG TACTTCAAAGGTGCCAAGTGACCTGCTGGACCTGCAGCCAGTGTTCCGGCCagccctgcctctctccacaaCCCTGCCTATGGCTAACTCCTGGGGAG ACGCGTTCTGTTCGCCGGCCCCCTTCTCTAACACCCCGCTCTTCCGCTCCGAGCCCTCCACCATAGCGGGACTATTCGGAG GCTTTTCAGCAACGCCAGCCCCCCCGCCCGGCAGTTCTTCCGGCCTTAACGTCGACTTCGACTCCGTCTTCGGCAATAAATCAGCTCCCAACAACACAGACGCTGCTG TAGCCTCTCCTAACCAGGGTCTGCCGCCCAGTGCCCAGCAGCCTGGCAAGCTGGTGTCTGATGACCTGGAGTCCTCGCTGGCCAACCTGGTGGGCA ATCTGGGCATTGGTAATGGCATGGTGAAAAA CGACATCCACTGGAGTCAGCCTGGTGAGAAGAAGTTGACTGGGGGAACCAACTGGCAACCAAAGACTGCTCCCACCACCACATGGAATCCTGCCACGATG GCACCGTCTATCATGGCCTTCCCTGCAACGACACCCACAGGCATGATGGGATATGCAGTG CAACCCCAGATGGCCCCCGTGGCTGTGATGACACAGCCCACCATGATGTACACGCAGCCCGTGATGCGGCCGGCGAATCCCTTCGGCCCAGTCTCAGGAGCACAG CCTTCGACTGCCTCTAGTCCCTCCAGCCAGAGTCCTCTCAGGCCTCCGGGACAGGACCGCTTTGCACAGCTCTCGCTCAAGGATTTCCTTTAG
- the picalma gene encoding phosphatidylinositol binding clathrin assembly protein a isoform X30 — protein MSGQSITDRITAAQHSVTGSAVSKTVCKATTHEIMGPKKKHLDYLIQCTNEMNVNIPQLADTLFERTTNTSWVVVFKSLITTHHLMVYGNERFIQYLASRNTLFNLSNFLDKSGLQGYDMSTFIRRYSRYLNEKAVSYRQVAFDFTKVKRGADGVMRTMNTEKLLKTLPIIQNQMDSLLDFNVNANELTNGVINAAFMLLFKDAIRLFAAYNEGIINLLEKYFDMKKVQCKEGLDIYKKFLTRMTRISEFLKVAEQVGIDRGDIPDLSQAPSSLLDALEQHLASLEGKKVKDSTAASRASTLSSAMSSLANTGISFTKADEKEKQAALEEEQARLKALKEQRLKELSKKPSVSSTTAASPVSTASGSISTAPAIDLFSMPSSTNSTSKVPSDLLDLQPVFRPALPLSTTLPMANSWGGFSATPAPPPGSSSGLNVDFDSVFGNKSAPNNTDAADDVLGGILKPTVASPNQGLPPSAQQPGKLVSDDLESSLANLVGNLGIGNGMVKNDIHWSQPGEKKLTGGTNWQPKTAPTTTWNPATMAPSIMAFPATTPTGMMGYAVQPQMAPVAVMTQPTMMYTQPVMRPANPFGPVSGAQPSTASSPSSQSPLRPPGQDRFAQLSLKDFL, from the exons ATGTCTGGACAAAGCATAACGGACAGGATAACCGCGGCGCAGCACAGTGTGACCGGCTCCGCTGTCTCCAAAACGGTGTGCAAGGCGACCACGCACGAGATCATGGGGCCAAAGAAGAAACATTTGGATT atCTGATCCAGTGCACAAATGAGATGAACGTCAACATCCCTCAGCTGGCGGACACGCTGTTTGAACGCACCACCAACACCAGCTGGGTTGTGGTGTTTAAATCCCtcatcaccacacaccacctcaTGGTCTACGGCAATGAG CGATTTATTCAGTACCTGGCTTCCAGGAACACACTTTTCAACCTCAGTAATTTTTTGGACAAAAGTGGCTTACAAG GCTACGATATGTCCACTTTCATTCGGAGGTATAGCCGCTATCTGAATGAGAAGGCTGTGTCCTACCGACAGGTGGCTTTTGACTTCACTAAAGTGAAaagagg GGCAGACGGCGTGATGAGAACCATGAACACAGAGAAGCTGCTGAAGACCCTCCCCATCATTCAGAATCAGATGGATTCACTCCTAGACTTCAAT GTAAATGCCAACGAACTCACAAACGGGGTCATCAACGCTGCCTTCATGCTCCTGTTTAAAGACGCCATCCGGCTGTTTGCCGCCTACAACGAAGGGATCATCAACCTGCTGG AGAAGTACTTTGATATGAAGAAGGTTCAATGTAAAGAGGGACTCGACATCTACAAGAAATTCCTCACCCGAATGACAAGAATCTCAGAGTTCCTCAAAGTGGCTGAG CAAGTAGGCATTGACAGAGGAGACATACCAGACTTGTCTCAG GCCCCCAGCAGTCTCCTGGACGCGTTGGAGCAGCACTTGGCTTCTCTAGAAGGGAAAAAGGTGAAAGACTCGACGGCCGCCAGCAG GGCTAGTACGTTGTCCAGTGCTATGTCTTCTCTGGCAAACACGGGAATATCGTTCACCAAAGCGGATGAAAAGGAGAAGCAGGCAGCTTTGGAGGAGGAGCAAGCTCGTTTGAAAGCACTTAAG GAGCAGAGACTGAAGGAACTCTCTAAAAAGCCTTCCGTATCCTCCACCACTGCCGCCTCCCCTGTCTCTACGGCGTCTGGCAGCATCAGCACCGCCCCGGCCATTGACTTGTTCTCCATGCCTAGCTCCACCAACAG TACTTCAAAGGTGCCAAGTGACCTGCTGGACCTGCAGCCAGTGTTCCGGCCagccctgcctctctccacaaCCCTGCCTATGGCTAACTCCTGGGGAG GCTTTTCAGCAACGCCAGCCCCCCCGCCCGGCAGTTCTTCCGGCCTTAACGTCGACTTCGACTCCGTCTTCGGCAATAAATCAGCTCCCAACAACACAGACGCTGCTG ATGATGTTTTAGGTGGTATCCTGAAACCGACAGTAGCCTCTCCTAACCAGGGTCTGCCGCCCAGTGCCCAGCAGCCTGGCAAGCTGGTGTCTGATGACCTGGAGTCCTCGCTGGCCAACCTGGTGGGCA ATCTGGGCATTGGTAATGGCATGGTGAAAAA CGACATCCACTGGAGTCAGCCTGGTGAGAAGAAGTTGACTGGGGGAACCAACTGGCAACCAAAGACTGCTCCCACCACCACATGGAATCCTGCCACGATG GCACCGTCTATCATGGCCTTCCCTGCAACGACACCCACAGGCATGATGGGATATGCAGTG CAACCCCAGATGGCCCCCGTGGCTGTGATGACACAGCCCACCATGATGTACACGCAGCCCGTGATGCGGCCGGCGAATCCCTTCGGCCCAGTCTCAGGAGCACAG CCTTCGACTGCCTCTAGTCCCTCCAGCCAGAGTCCTCTCAGGCCTCCGGGACAGGACCGCTTTGCACAGCTCTCGCTCAAGGATTTCCTTTAG
- the picalma gene encoding phosphatidylinositol binding clathrin assembly protein a isoform X22 — MSGQSITDRITAAQHSVTGSAVSKTVCKATTHEIMGPKKKHLDYLIQCTNEMNVNIPQLADTLFERTTNTSWVVVFKSLITTHHLMVYGNERFIQYLASRNTLFNLSNFLDKSGLQGYDMSTFIRRYSRYLNEKAVSYRQVAFDFTKVKRGADGVMRTMNTEKLLKTLPIIQNQMDSLLDFNVNANELTNGVINAAFMLLFKDAIRLFAAYNEGIINLLEKYFDMKKVQCKEGLDIYKKFLTRMTRISEFLKVAEQVGIDRGDIPDLSQAPSSLLDALEQHLASLEGKKVKDSTAASRASTLSSAMSSLANTGISFTKADEKEKQAALEEEQARLKALKEQRLKELSKKPSVSSTTAASPVSTASGSISTAPAIDLFSMPSSTNSTSKVPSDLLDLQPVFRPALPLSTTLPMANSWGELHSQDSFTTSESIDDSVPNLNPFLSDPGDAAHPALGSSDSVSFSPRTLSHEMFCDAFCSPAPFSNTPLFRSEPSTIAGLFGGFSATPAPPPGSSSGLNVDFDSVFGNKSAPNNTDAADDVLGGILKPTVASPNQGLPPSAQQPGKLVSDDLESSLANLVGNLGIGNGMVKNDIHWSQPGEKKLTGGTNWQPKTAPTTTWNPATMNGMHFPQYAPSIMAFPATTPTGMMGYAVQPQMAPVAVMTQPTMMYTQPVMRPANPFGPVSGAQPSTASSPSSQSPLRPPGQDRFAQLSLKDFL; from the exons ATGTCTGGACAAAGCATAACGGACAGGATAACCGCGGCGCAGCACAGTGTGACCGGCTCCGCTGTCTCCAAAACGGTGTGCAAGGCGACCACGCACGAGATCATGGGGCCAAAGAAGAAACATTTGGATT atCTGATCCAGTGCACAAATGAGATGAACGTCAACATCCCTCAGCTGGCGGACACGCTGTTTGAACGCACCACCAACACCAGCTGGGTTGTGGTGTTTAAATCCCtcatcaccacacaccacctcaTGGTCTACGGCAATGAG CGATTTATTCAGTACCTGGCTTCCAGGAACACACTTTTCAACCTCAGTAATTTTTTGGACAAAAGTGGCTTACAAG GCTACGATATGTCCACTTTCATTCGGAGGTATAGCCGCTATCTGAATGAGAAGGCTGTGTCCTACCGACAGGTGGCTTTTGACTTCACTAAAGTGAAaagagg GGCAGACGGCGTGATGAGAACCATGAACACAGAGAAGCTGCTGAAGACCCTCCCCATCATTCAGAATCAGATGGATTCACTCCTAGACTTCAAT GTAAATGCCAACGAACTCACAAACGGGGTCATCAACGCTGCCTTCATGCTCCTGTTTAAAGACGCCATCCGGCTGTTTGCCGCCTACAACGAAGGGATCATCAACCTGCTGG AGAAGTACTTTGATATGAAGAAGGTTCAATGTAAAGAGGGACTCGACATCTACAAGAAATTCCTCACCCGAATGACAAGAATCTCAGAGTTCCTCAAAGTGGCTGAG CAAGTAGGCATTGACAGAGGAGACATACCAGACTTGTCTCAG GCCCCCAGCAGTCTCCTGGACGCGTTGGAGCAGCACTTGGCTTCTCTAGAAGGGAAAAAGGTGAAAGACTCGACGGCCGCCAGCAG GGCTAGTACGTTGTCCAGTGCTATGTCTTCTCTGGCAAACACGGGAATATCGTTCACCAAAGCGGATGAAAAGGAGAAGCAGGCAGCTTTGGAGGAGGAGCAAGCTCGTTTGAAAGCACTTAAG GAGCAGAGACTGAAGGAACTCTCTAAAAAGCCTTCCGTATCCTCCACCACTGCCGCCTCCCCTGTCTCTACGGCGTCTGGCAGCATCAGCACCGCCCCGGCCATTGACTTGTTCTCCATGCCTAGCTCCACCAACAG TACTTCAAAGGTGCCAAGTGACCTGCTGGACCTGCAGCCAGTGTTCCGGCCagccctgcctctctccacaaCCCTGCCTATGGCTAACTCCTGGGGAG AGCTGCACAGTCAAG ATTCTTTCACTACTTCCGAGAGCATCGACGACTCCGTTCCAAACCTAAACCCTTTCCTTTCGGATCCCGGCGATGCTGCTCACCCAGCCCTTGGCTCTTCAGACAGTGTTAGTTTTTCTCCTAGGACACTCAGTCATGAAATGTTTTGTG ACGCGTTCTGTTCGCCGGCCCCCTTCTCTAACACCCCGCTCTTCCGCTCCGAGCCCTCCACCATAGCGGGACTATTCGGAG GCTTTTCAGCAACGCCAGCCCCCCCGCCCGGCAGTTCTTCCGGCCTTAACGTCGACTTCGACTCCGTCTTCGGCAATAAATCAGCTCCCAACAACACAGACGCTGCTG ATGATGTTTTAGGTGGTATCCTGAAACCGACAGTAGCCTCTCCTAACCAGGGTCTGCCGCCCAGTGCCCAGCAGCCTGGCAAGCTGGTGTCTGATGACCTGGAGTCCTCGCTGGCCAACCTGGTGGGCA ATCTGGGCATTGGTAATGGCATGGTGAAAAA CGACATCCACTGGAGTCAGCCTGGTGAGAAGAAGTTGACTGGGGGAACCAACTGGCAACCAAAGACTGCTCCCACCACCACATGGAATCCTGCCACGATG AATGGCATGCATTTTCCACAATAC GCACCGTCTATCATGGCCTTCCCTGCAACGACACCCACAGGCATGATGGGATATGCAGTG CAACCCCAGATGGCCCCCGTGGCTGTGATGACACAGCCCACCATGATGTACACGCAGCCCGTGATGCGGCCGGCGAATCCCTTCGGCCCAGTCTCAGGAGCACAG CCTTCGACTGCCTCTAGTCCCTCCAGCCAGAGTCCTCTCAGGCCTCCGGGACAGGACCGCTTTGCACAGCTCTCGCTCAAGGATTTCCTTTAG
- the picalma gene encoding phosphatidylinositol binding clathrin assembly protein a isoform X28 has product MSGQSITDRITAAQHSVTGSAVSKTVCKATTHEIMGPKKKHLDYLIQCTNEMNVNIPQLADTLFERTTNTSWVVVFKSLITTHHLMVYGNERFIQYLASRNTLFNLSNFLDKSGLQGYDMSTFIRRYSRYLNEKAVSYRQVAFDFTKVKRGADGVMRTMNTEKLLKTLPIIQNQMDSLLDFNVNANELTNGVINAAFMLLFKDAIRLFAAYNEGIINLLEKYFDMKKVQCKEGLDIYKKFLTRMTRISEFLKVAEQVGIDRGDIPDLSQAPSSLLDALEQHLASLEGKKVKDSTAASRASTLSSAMSSLANTGISFTKADEKEKQAALEEEQARLKALKEQRLKELSKKPSVSSTTAASPVSTASGSISTAPAIDLFSMPSSTNSTSKVPSDLLDLQPVFRPALPLSTTLPMANSWGDSFTTSESIDDSVPNLNPFLSDPGDAAHPALGSSDSVSFSPRTLSHEMFCDAFCSPAPFSNTPLFRSEPSTIAGLFGGFSATPAPPPGSSSGLNVDFDSVFGNKSAPNNTDAADDVLGGILKPTVASPNQGLPPSAQQPGKLVSDDLESSLANLVGNLGIGNGMVKNDIHWSQPGEKKLTGGTNWQPKTAPTTTWNPATMAPSIMAFPATTPTGMMGYAVQPQMAPVAVMTQPTMMYTQPVMRPANPFGPVSGAQPSTASSPSSQSPLRPPGQDRFAQLSLKDFL; this is encoded by the exons ATGTCTGGACAAAGCATAACGGACAGGATAACCGCGGCGCAGCACAGTGTGACCGGCTCCGCTGTCTCCAAAACGGTGTGCAAGGCGACCACGCACGAGATCATGGGGCCAAAGAAGAAACATTTGGATT atCTGATCCAGTGCACAAATGAGATGAACGTCAACATCCCTCAGCTGGCGGACACGCTGTTTGAACGCACCACCAACACCAGCTGGGTTGTGGTGTTTAAATCCCtcatcaccacacaccacctcaTGGTCTACGGCAATGAG CGATTTATTCAGTACCTGGCTTCCAGGAACACACTTTTCAACCTCAGTAATTTTTTGGACAAAAGTGGCTTACAAG GCTACGATATGTCCACTTTCATTCGGAGGTATAGCCGCTATCTGAATGAGAAGGCTGTGTCCTACCGACAGGTGGCTTTTGACTTCACTAAAGTGAAaagagg GGCAGACGGCGTGATGAGAACCATGAACACAGAGAAGCTGCTGAAGACCCTCCCCATCATTCAGAATCAGATGGATTCACTCCTAGACTTCAAT GTAAATGCCAACGAACTCACAAACGGGGTCATCAACGCTGCCTTCATGCTCCTGTTTAAAGACGCCATCCGGCTGTTTGCCGCCTACAACGAAGGGATCATCAACCTGCTGG AGAAGTACTTTGATATGAAGAAGGTTCAATGTAAAGAGGGACTCGACATCTACAAGAAATTCCTCACCCGAATGACAAGAATCTCAGAGTTCCTCAAAGTGGCTGAG CAAGTAGGCATTGACAGAGGAGACATACCAGACTTGTCTCAG GCCCCCAGCAGTCTCCTGGACGCGTTGGAGCAGCACTTGGCTTCTCTAGAAGGGAAAAAGGTGAAAGACTCGACGGCCGCCAGCAG GGCTAGTACGTTGTCCAGTGCTATGTCTTCTCTGGCAAACACGGGAATATCGTTCACCAAAGCGGATGAAAAGGAGAAGCAGGCAGCTTTGGAGGAGGAGCAAGCTCGTTTGAAAGCACTTAAG GAGCAGAGACTGAAGGAACTCTCTAAAAAGCCTTCCGTATCCTCCACCACTGCCGCCTCCCCTGTCTCTACGGCGTCTGGCAGCATCAGCACCGCCCCGGCCATTGACTTGTTCTCCATGCCTAGCTCCACCAACAG TACTTCAAAGGTGCCAAGTGACCTGCTGGACCTGCAGCCAGTGTTCCGGCCagccctgcctctctccacaaCCCTGCCTATGGCTAACTCCTGGGGAG ATTCTTTCACTACTTCCGAGAGCATCGACGACTCCGTTCCAAACCTAAACCCTTTCCTTTCGGATCCCGGCGATGCTGCTCACCCAGCCCTTGGCTCTTCAGACAGTGTTAGTTTTTCTCCTAGGACACTCAGTCATGAAATGTTTTGTG ACGCGTTCTGTTCGCCGGCCCCCTTCTCTAACACCCCGCTCTTCCGCTCCGAGCCCTCCACCATAGCGGGACTATTCGGAG GCTTTTCAGCAACGCCAGCCCCCCCGCCCGGCAGTTCTTCCGGCCTTAACGTCGACTTCGACTCCGTCTTCGGCAATAAATCAGCTCCCAACAACACAGACGCTGCTG ATGATGTTTTAGGTGGTATCCTGAAACCGACAGTAGCCTCTCCTAACCAGGGTCTGCCGCCCAGTGCCCAGCAGCCTGGCAAGCTGGTGTCTGATGACCTGGAGTCCTCGCTGGCCAACCTGGTGGGCA ATCTGGGCATTGGTAATGGCATGGTGAAAAA CGACATCCACTGGAGTCAGCCTGGTGAGAAGAAGTTGACTGGGGGAACCAACTGGCAACCAAAGACTGCTCCCACCACCACATGGAATCCTGCCACGATG GCACCGTCTATCATGGCCTTCCCTGCAACGACACCCACAGGCATGATGGGATATGCAGTG CAACCCCAGATGGCCCCCGTGGCTGTGATGACACAGCCCACCATGATGTACACGCAGCCCGTGATGCGGCCGGCGAATCCCTTCGGCCCAGTCTCAGGAGCACAG CCTTCGACTGCCTCTAGTCCCTCCAGCCAGAGTCCTCTCAGGCCTCCGGGACAGGACCGCTTTGCACAGCTCTCGCTCAAGGATTTCCTTTAG